A stretch of the Panicum virgatum strain AP13 chromosome 9N, P.virgatum_v5, whole genome shotgun sequence genome encodes the following:
- the LOC120689038 gene encoding uncharacterized protein LOC120689038, whose translation MSGKHSPERPINPTGEDDKDKNKNDDEKLENEKQDESSGSKGKKKKNKNDDDNSKSSDDEMSYREWKAWKKEQKLKSKKKKKSSSKILIDSCDDSDSDHKQRSFRNSCKIESSKDKKKLEYHRVSHDLQISTS comes from the coding sequence ATGTCGGGCAAACACTCTCCCGAGCGTCCCATCAATCCGACGGGTGAGGATGACAAGGACAAGAAcaagaatgatgatgaaaaactTGAGAATGAGAAACAAGATGAGTCAAGTGGCTCAAaaggcaagaaaaagaaaaacaagaatgatGATGATAACTCGAAATCAAGTGATGACGAGATGTCATATAGAGAATGGAAGGCATGGAAAAAGGAGCAAAAGTTGAagagcaaaaagaagaagaaatctagcTCCAAGATCTTGATTGACTCATGTGATGACTCGGACTCCGACCACAAGCAAAGATCATTTCGAAACTCTTGCAAGATTGAGTCATCAAAAGACAAGAAGAAACTTGAGTATCACCGTGTGTCTCATGACTTACAAATTTCAACTTCCTAG